A genomic stretch from Mariprofundus sp. NF includes:
- a CDS encoding outer membrane protein assembly factor BamD has translation MNIRLFSHLSIISMLLILSGCASDEAYDKAGAEKQYDAAKQKINLGQYNAAAFDLEKFSATFPYSSYATKGELLRIFSSYRGGEYILTETLSNSFIERHPKHKHVDYAKYMLAMSFYMQRTTKEHDQTHNKNAINNFDRLIKEHPASKYAKDVKPRIQKLYNTIGEHELEVGKYYFDRDRYVAAANRFQKVVKEYQTTSAIEESLYYLAASYAEMGLAKDARQMATLLRHNYPNSSWSSKAEDFL, from the coding sequence ATGAATATCCGCCTCTTTAGCCATCTATCGATCATCTCTATGCTGCTCATCTTATCAGGCTGTGCCTCCGACGAAGCATATGATAAAGCCGGTGCGGAAAAACAGTACGATGCCGCCAAGCAGAAGATTAACCTGGGGCAGTACAATGCCGCAGCCTTTGATCTTGAAAAGTTCAGTGCAACCTTCCCCTACAGTAGCTATGCAACCAAAGGTGAACTGCTGCGCATCTTCTCCTCCTATCGCGGTGGCGAGTACATTCTCACTGAAACCTTAAGCAACAGCTTTATTGAACGCCATCCCAAACATAAACATGTCGATTATGCCAAGTATATGCTGGCAATGAGCTTTTACATGCAGCGAACCACCAAAGAGCATGATCAGACACACAATAAAAATGCGATTAATAACTTTGATCGACTGATCAAAGAGCACCCGGCCAGCAAATATGCCAAGGATGTAAAACCCCGCATTCAGAAGTTATACAACACGATTGGCGAACATGAACTGGAAGTCGGAAAATACTATTTTGACCGTGATCGTTATGTCGCTGCGGCCAACCGTTTTCAGAAGGTTGTTAAAGAGTACCAGACCACCTCGGCTATTGAAGAGTCACTCTACTACCTTGCCGCCTCCTACGCTGAGATGGGGCTGGCAAAAGATGCCCGCCAGATGGCAACACTGCTCAGACATAACTATCCCAACAGCAGTTGGAGCAGCAAAGCCGAAGATTTCCTCTGA
- a CDS encoding RluA family pseudouridine synthase — MSNTGSPEPLIITVERDQDGKRVDAILASGSELSRNHIQQLLKDGCIIDASGTAITQPSRRVLEGDCFTINLPPVQPLELSAEDIPLDILFEDEHLLVINKAAGMVVHPSHGHDHGTLVHALLHHCSDLPGINGKERPGIVHRLDKDTSGSLLVAKTEIAHRRLTEMFAAHDLDRQYVAWCRGTTNWRVKRIELPLGRHPQQRQKMAVVLAGREAITDATVEHLYGPFSQMRLQLHTGRTHQIRVHLTHEKLPILGDPVYGRSFNPGSNIPEPTRSLIRALTRQALHAELLAFTHPITGEPMHITAPLPDDLRKLDKAMRQNYG; from the coding sequence GTGAGCAACACCGGCTCACCCGAACCACTGATTATCACGGTAGAACGTGATCAGGATGGTAAACGTGTCGATGCGATTCTGGCTTCAGGTAGTGAACTGAGCCGGAATCACATCCAGCAACTGCTTAAGGATGGATGCATCATCGATGCATCCGGAACAGCAATCACCCAACCTTCACGACGTGTTCTGGAGGGTGACTGCTTCACCATCAATCTGCCGCCTGTGCAGCCGCTGGAACTGAGTGCGGAAGATATTCCTCTGGATATCCTCTTTGAGGATGAACATCTGCTGGTGATCAATAAAGCGGCGGGCATGGTTGTGCACCCCTCTCACGGCCATGATCATGGTACGCTTGTGCATGCCCTGCTGCACCACTGCTCCGATCTGCCCGGCATCAATGGTAAAGAGCGGCCCGGCATCGTGCACAGACTGGATAAGGATACCTCCGGCAGCCTGCTGGTGGCTAAAACAGAAATCGCGCACCGCCGACTCACCGAGATGTTTGCCGCCCACGATCTGGACCGCCAATACGTAGCATGGTGTCGCGGAACAACGAACTGGCGCGTTAAACGCATTGAGCTGCCACTGGGCAGACATCCTCAGCAGCGCCAGAAGATGGCTGTAGTCCTGGCTGGCCGCGAGGCGATCACCGATGCCACTGTGGAACATCTCTACGGCCCCTTTTCTCAGATGCGTCTGCAGCTGCATACCGGCAGAACCCATCAGATTCGTGTGCATCTTACCCACGAAAAACTACCCATTCTCGGAGATCCTGTTTACGGGCGCAGCTTCAATCCCGGCTCAAATATACCTGAACCGACACGTAGCCTGATCCGTGCACTGACCAGACAGGCACTGCATGCCGAGTTACTCGCTTTCACTCACCCTATCACCGGCGAGCCGATGCATATCACAGCACCACTTCCCGATGATCTTCGTAAACTTGATAAGGCGATGCGCCAGAACTATGGCTGA
- a CDS encoding ribonuclease E/G: protein MTAPKKLMLINANHDEESRVAIVEDGYLHELDIECASKALTKSNIYKGKITKVEASLQAAFVEYGSNRQGFLSLNEIHPDYWKDGVDKSANPRNLSIQDILQPKQEILVQVVKEERGNKGAALTTQISLAGRYLVLSPNTTRGGISRKLSDEERRSMKEILSQLEVPDNMGLIIRTAGKDQNLEALQRDYSYLRRLWDEIRIKSETTPSPALIYLEGDLATRAIRDHFSDDVQEIWVDNHEVYTHTKAFVHAVLPGKEKLVKLYRGKVPLFRNYSIESQCEEIHEREIRLPSGGSIVLDPTEALTSIDINSSRATKGKHIDDTALAINLEAAEEIARQLRIRDIGGLIVIDFIDMASRKHGQQVEELLRKACKTDKARIQFARISRFGLLEMSRQRLHPSVRESTTEPCPRCQGRGSIRTVESMALQMLTRMEDWAEAGKKPTLIVQVPSDTGEYLMNNKRANIARIEEVNEVQITLQIRPDLDIPHYRIERQWSENNQQRVEVLEDTSKKIKPPRSGRKLKPVKPVVGIPTPPPPEPEVKKDGPLKTLINMLTGASRKERLQKEAAEEELRLKKEAAANSRKRRSSGSGNRSRRRPAGNSAAKAAEDSAAVHSDQPRSETQRPKRKRKPKPKVEKSETAQTETVQAEAGDNGETSEAKPRRRRRRRRRPSGNRDGAPVQSQENNQNGGGESSAAPATQNDDQKPARTRRSAKVKSPDTAAPQESQPQASAPQESQSQAAVQQEKKPEAAASQGE from the coding sequence GTGACTGCACCAAAAAAACTCATGCTCATCAATGCAAACCACGACGAAGAGAGTCGTGTTGCCATTGTTGAGGACGGCTACCTGCACGAACTGGATATCGAATGTGCCAGCAAAGCCCTGACCAAAAGTAATATCTACAAGGGTAAAATCACCAAAGTCGAGGCGAGCCTGCAGGCTGCCTTTGTCGAATACGGCTCCAATCGACAGGGTTTCCTCTCTCTTAATGAGATTCACCCCGACTACTGGAAAGATGGTGTCGATAAATCGGCCAACCCTCGCAACCTCTCGATTCAGGATATCCTGCAACCGAAACAGGAGATTCTGGTTCAGGTTGTAAAAGAGGAGCGTGGCAATAAAGGCGCCGCACTGACTACCCAGATCTCTCTGGCCGGTCGCTATCTGGTTTTAAGCCCCAACACCACACGTGGCGGTATTTCACGCAAGCTCTCAGATGAAGAGCGTCGCTCGATGAAAGAGATTCTCTCGCAACTGGAAGTGCCGGATAACATGGGACTGATCATCCGCACTGCCGGTAAAGATCAGAACCTTGAAGCGCTACAGCGTGACTACAGCTACCTGCGCCGCCTCTGGGATGAGATTCGCATCAAGAGTGAAACCACCCCATCCCCTGCCCTGATCTACCTTGAGGGTGATCTGGCAACGCGCGCAATTCGTGACCACTTCTCCGATGATGTACAGGAGATCTGGGTTGATAATCATGAGGTCTACACCCACACCAAGGCGTTTGTACACGCTGTGCTACCGGGTAAAGAGAAGCTGGTTAAACTCTATCGCGGCAAAGTACCACTGTTCCGCAACTACAGCATCGAATCGCAATGTGAAGAGATTCATGAGCGTGAAATCCGTCTGCCATCCGGCGGCTCGATTGTACTTGATCCGACCGAAGCGTTGACCTCAATCGATATCAACTCCTCACGTGCCACCAAAGGCAAACATATCGATGATACCGCTCTGGCCATCAATCTGGAGGCGGCTGAAGAGATCGCCCGCCAGCTGCGTATCCGTGATATCGGCGGCCTGATCGTGATCGACTTTATCGATATGGCCAGTCGCAAACATGGCCAACAGGTTGAAGAGCTACTGCGCAAGGCGTGTAAAACCGATAAAGCACGCATCCAGTTTGCCCGCATCTCCCGTTTCGGTCTCCTTGAGATGAGTCGTCAGCGTTTGCATCCATCGGTACGCGAATCCACCACAGAACCCTGCCCTCGCTGTCAGGGTCGCGGTTCTATCCGCACGGTTGAATCGATGGCGCTGCAGATGCTCACACGTATGGAAGATTGGGCAGAGGCAGGTAAGAAACCGACCCTGATCGTGCAGGTACCATCGGATACCGGCGAGTACCTGATGAACAACAAACGCGCCAACATCGCCCGCATCGAAGAGGTCAATGAAGTTCAGATCACCCTGCAGATCAGGCCTGATCTCGATATCCCTCACTACCGCATTGAGCGCCAGTGGAGCGAAAATAATCAGCAGCGTGTTGAAGTGCTTGAAGACACCAGCAAAAAGATCAAACCGCCACGCTCAGGTCGCAAGCTTAAACCTGTGAAACCGGTTGTAGGCATTCCAACGCCTCCGCCGCCTGAACCTGAAGTGAAGAAAGATGGTCCTCTGAAAACGTTGATCAACATGCTCACCGGTGCCAGTCGTAAAGAGAGGCTGCAGAAAGAGGCAGCAGAAGAAGAGCTTCGCCTGAAGAAGGAGGCGGCTGCCAACAGTCGCAAACGCCGTAGCAGTGGCAGTGGCAACAGAAGTCGCCGTCGCCCTGCCGGCAACAGTGCGGCAAAAGCAGCTGAAGATAGCGCTGCAGTTCACAGCGATCAGCCACGCAGTGAAACGCAGAGGCCTAAACGCAAACGTAAGCCCAAGCCTAAGGTGGAGAAATCTGAAACTGCCCAAACTGAAACTGTTCAGGCTGAGGCTGGTGACAATGGTGAAACCTCTGAGGCTAAACCACGCAGGCGCAGACGCCGTCGCCGTCGCCCTTCCGGCAACAGAGATGGCGCTCCAGTGCAGAGCCAGGAGAACAACCAGAATGGTGGTGGTGAGAGTAGTGCAGCACCTGCCACTCAGAATGATGACCAGAAACCGGCCCGAACAAGGAGATCGGCTAAGGTGAAGAGCCCTGACACTGCTGCCCCTCAGGAGAGCCAGCCACAAGCTTCTGCTCCTCAGGAAAGCCAGTCGCAAGCTGCAGTTCAGCAGGAGAAGAAGCCTGAAGCTGCTGCGTCTCAGGGCGAGTGA
- a CDS encoding acyl-CoA dehydrogenase encodes MLWILILALFLGVLFLLANTKLSLHIWLALLTISDFLLLGAGMYMTIGIIFFILIALAFLLLGFDEIRKNRVSGPVLEYIRKVLPPMSQTERDAVEAGTVWWDAELFQGNPDWDILLKTPKAELSSEEQAFLDGPVNELCAMLDDWQINHELRDLPPEVWSYIRANGFFAMIIPKSYGGLEFSAYGHACVIQKIASRSGAAAVTVMVPNSLGPAELLMAYGTDAQKDHYLPRLAAGVEVPCFALTGPDAGSDAGSIPDTGIVCNIEFEGEQRLGLRLNWEKRYITLGPIATVLGLAFHAYDPDHLLGDQEDLGITCALVPTDVPGIEIGARHDPLNIAFLNGPNSGVDVFIPLDWVIGGEKMIGKGWRMLVERLSIGRGISLPSLSAAAGKMACDTTGAYARLRKQFRTSIGNFEGVEEALARIGGLTYMMDATVRLTTSALDQGEKPAVLTAIAKRYLTESMRVVINDAMDVHGGRGICLGPSNYLGRTYQSIPVAITVEGANILTRSMMVFGQGAMRCHPYLQQEIEAASLEDRDEALIRFDSALMSHIGYTISNAARAVLYGLSGGLFAPSPVAGPTATYYRQIARYSAAMAAMADLALLTLGGALKRKESISGRFADAMAYLYLASAVLKRFEDEGRCRADLPLVHWSCQFALYQVQQALDGIIRNFPLRPVAWKMRAWAFPLGAHRKPPADHLTHQVASMLTEPSAARDRLVDGIYSSEDKDDLTGRLHHAMQLTIQVEPIEKKLRAAGFIYAPDIAYAEWIETVVTAEKISREEGNLLLAAKEAVRKAIMVDDFPGDLWSK; translated from the coding sequence ATGTTGTGGATTCTGATTCTGGCCCTGTTTCTCGGAGTTCTGTTCCTATTGGCGAACACGAAACTATCTCTGCATATCTGGCTTGCCTTGTTAACCATTTCTGATTTTCTGCTCCTCGGAGCAGGTATGTATATGACAATCGGTATCATATTCTTTATTTTGATCGCGCTGGCTTTTCTCCTGTTAGGTTTTGATGAGATTCGTAAAAACCGGGTCAGCGGCCCGGTGCTGGAATATATCCGTAAAGTATTGCCGCCGATGTCACAGACCGAACGTGATGCGGTGGAGGCGGGAACCGTCTGGTGGGACGCAGAGCTTTTTCAGGGTAATCCTGATTGGGATATACTGCTGAAAACCCCCAAAGCAGAGTTAAGCAGTGAGGAGCAGGCATTTCTTGATGGGCCGGTGAATGAGCTCTGCGCCATGCTCGATGACTGGCAGATCAACCATGAGTTGCGAGACCTGCCTCCTGAGGTGTGGAGCTATATCCGGGCTAACGGTTTCTTCGCCATGATTATCCCGAAATCCTATGGCGGCCTTGAGTTTTCAGCCTATGGTCATGCCTGTGTGATTCAGAAGATCGCCAGCCGCAGTGGTGCAGCTGCGGTTACGGTGATGGTGCCCAATTCACTGGGTCCGGCCGAACTGCTTATGGCCTATGGAACCGATGCGCAGAAGGATCACTATCTGCCGCGTCTGGCCGCCGGTGTTGAGGTTCCCTGTTTCGCACTGACAGGCCCGGATGCCGGCTCCGACGCCGGTTCAATTCCCGATACAGGCATTGTCTGCAATATCGAGTTTGAAGGAGAGCAGCGATTGGGATTAAGGCTGAACTGGGAGAAGCGTTATATCACCCTCGGCCCGATTGCTACAGTGCTGGGACTGGCATTTCATGCCTATGACCCTGATCATCTGTTGGGGGATCAGGAGGATCTGGGCATTACCTGCGCGCTGGTGCCAACCGATGTTCCCGGTATCGAGATTGGTGCCCGCCATGATCCGTTGAATATCGCATTTTTAAATGGCCCGAATAGTGGCGTGGATGTCTTTATTCCTCTGGATTGGGTGATTGGTGGAGAGAAGATGATCGGTAAAGGGTGGCGTATGCTGGTGGAGCGGCTCTCCATTGGCCGTGGCATTTCACTACCTTCACTCAGTGCCGCAGCCGGTAAAATGGCCTGTGATACAACCGGGGCCTATGCCCGCCTGCGTAAGCAGTTCAGAACATCTATCGGCAATTTTGAGGGGGTGGAGGAGGCGCTGGCACGTATTGGCGGCCTGACCTATATGATGGATGCCACAGTGAGACTAACCACCTCAGCCCTTGATCAGGGGGAGAAACCGGCTGTGCTGACAGCAATCGCCAAACGTTACCTGACCGAGAGCATGCGTGTGGTGATCAATGATGCGATGGATGTACATGGTGGACGCGGTATCTGTTTGGGGCCATCCAACTATCTTGGTCGTACCTATCAGTCGATTCCGGTCGCCATTACCGTGGAGGGAGCCAATATCCTGACCCGCAGTATGATGGTGTTCGGGCAGGGGGCGATGCGTTGTCACCCTTATCTGCAGCAGGAGATAGAAGCTGCTTCGTTAGAAGACAGGGATGAGGCACTTATCCGCTTTGACAGTGCTCTGATGTCACATATTGGTTACACCATTAGCAATGCAGCCAGGGCAGTGCTCTATGGTCTTTCAGGAGGCCTGTTTGCCCCTTCTCCGGTAGCAGGGCCAACTGCCACCTACTATCGTCAGATAGCTCGCTACAGTGCCGCCATGGCCGCCATGGCAGATCTGGCACTGTTAACACTGGGAGGTGCTCTGAAACGCAAGGAGTCGATATCAGGCCGCTTTGCTGATGCCATGGCATATCTCTATCTGGCTTCAGCCGTGCTCAAACGATTTGAGGATGAGGGGCGATGCAGAGCAGATCTGCCGCTGGTGCACTGGTCATGCCAGTTTGCCCTCTACCAGGTGCAGCAGGCCCTGGATGGTATCATTCGTAACTTTCCTCTGCGCCCTGTGGCATGGAAGATGCGCGCCTGGGCTTTTCCCCTTGGAGCACACCGCAAACCACCAGCTGATCATCTGACCCATCAAGTGGCCAGCATGCTTACCGAACCCTCAGCTGCGCGTGACCGGCTCGTTGATGGTATCTATAGCTCAGAGGATAAAGATGACCTGACAGGCCGCCTGCATCACGCCATGCAACTAACCATACAAGTCGAACCGATTGAGAAGAAACTTCGCGCTGCCGGTTTTATCTATGCACCGGATATCGCTTATGCAGAGTGGATCGAAACTGTTGTGACGGCTGAGAAGATCAGCAGAGAGGAGGGTAATCTGCTACTGGCTGCAAAAGAGGCTGTGAGAAAAGCGATTATGGTTGACGATTTTCCCGGTGATTTGTGGTCGAAGTGA
- a CDS encoding OmpP1/FadL family transporter, whose product MKRFIWFIVLTFCGLQSAQAGGFMVGEMATRSSGMGSAFTAVADDASAAWHNPAGVAFTKGGAIMVGGDVILTTNQYERATTIKANDGTFFVPHAYFTYWDEGSKLGAALSINAPFGLETDWPTTTPFAGKNTFSRINMVMVNPSVVFQASDRLSFAVGVDYAYMNQVDLNNTAQNLSGSGDGWGGNASIFYKGDGFNFGVTYRSKIKVDLKGTARAQGAFAALTGATSSSATTSVTLPDQVNVGFAFMPNDQLSISLDADWVNWKTYDAINIRYNSALYRAQLSALQGVLGGPVTGQTDLPQNWKATVDLRAGAEWKYLPHLRARIGYVFSPTPIRDADFSPSVPGNDRHIVSIGHGYDVNPDTTIDLAYAYVYIKTRNQTASTVGSYPGSPNTVKNGIYTGDAHIIMASLSYRY is encoded by the coding sequence ATGAAACGGTTTATCTGGTTTATAGTTCTGACATTTTGTGGATTGCAGAGCGCTCAGGCTGGCGGTTTTATGGTTGGTGAGATGGCAACCCGTTCGAGCGGTATGGGTAGCGCCTTTACTGCGGTAGCGGATGATGCTTCTGCGGCATGGCATAATCCTGCTGGTGTGGCGTTTACTAAGGGTGGAGCGATTATGGTTGGTGGCGATGTGATCCTTACAACCAACCAATATGAGCGTGCTACAACCATTAAAGCGAATGATGGAACCTTTTTCGTTCCCCATGCCTATTTCACATACTGGGATGAGGGTTCAAAACTTGGTGCGGCTTTAAGCATTAACGCTCCGTTTGGTCTTGAGACGGATTGGCCGACAACAACGCCCTTTGCCGGAAAAAACACCTTTTCCCGCATCAATATGGTGATGGTTAATCCGAGTGTTGTTTTTCAGGCTTCTGATCGACTCTCCTTTGCCGTCGGCGTGGATTACGCTTATATGAATCAAGTGGATCTAAACAACACAGCCCAGAATTTGAGCGGTAGCGGTGATGGTTGGGGTGGAAATGCCTCTATATTCTATAAGGGTGATGGTTTTAACTTCGGTGTCACCTATCGCAGCAAAATCAAAGTGGATCTTAAGGGGACTGCGCGGGCCCAGGGCGCTTTTGCAGCGTTGACGGGTGCAACCAGTTCATCGGCCACTACCTCTGTAACATTGCCGGATCAGGTAAATGTTGGTTTTGCTTTCATGCCGAATGATCAGTTGTCAATTAGTCTGGATGCCGACTGGGTGAACTGGAAAACCTATGATGCAATCAATATTCGCTATAACAGTGCCCTCTACCGTGCTCAGCTATCCGCGCTCCAGGGTGTCTTAGGGGGCCCTGTTACCGGGCAGACTGATCTGCCACAGAACTGGAAGGCAACCGTTGACCTTAGAGCGGGTGCAGAGTGGAAATATCTTCCTCACCTGAGAGCCCGTATCGGTTATGTTTTTTCGCCTACACCTATCAGGGATGCCGATTTCTCACCATCTGTACCGGGTAATGATCGGCATATCGTCTCGATCGGCCACGGTTATGATGTGAATCCGGATACAACAATTGATCTGGCTTATGCCTACGTTTATATCAAGACAAGAAACCAGACTGCATCAACTGTCGGCTCCTATCCCGGGTCACCTAATACGGTAAAAAATGGTATTTATACAGGAGATGCCCATATCATCATGGCATCACTTAGTTACCGCTATTAA
- the pgeF gene encoding peptidoglycan editing factor PgeF: MAEQLLRSELFNQFGITAVFTQRTGGFSPPPFGSFNFGSGLGDAEANIDSNLNHLVKIAGLNSLPHQVIQVHGSESYRCSGPGQMHRHEADILISQQPGTALAVRTADCLPILLADPQNGIIAAVHAGWRGTAARVVCRAVDEMIKLGVTAENIIASLGPCIGPCCFKIGRDTADLLASSSAGAESCISDGIEPNADIQAINRLQLLQRGLNEQRIETFSACTACDSEHYYSYRRDGKSSGRHLGVVALPSTP; the protein is encoded by the coding sequence ATGGCTGAGCAGCTGCTTCGCTCTGAACTGTTCAATCAGTTTGGTATCACCGCAGTTTTTACACAACGCACGGGTGGTTTCAGTCCACCTCCATTTGGCAGCTTTAATTTCGGCAGCGGCCTTGGCGATGCTGAAGCTAATATTGACAGCAATCTGAACCATCTCGTTAAAATCGCGGGACTCAATAGCCTGCCACATCAGGTGATACAGGTTCATGGTAGTGAGAGTTACCGCTGCAGTGGCCCCGGTCAGATGCACCGGCATGAAGCCGATATCCTGATCAGCCAGCAGCCGGGCACAGCCCTTGCTGTACGCACGGCAGATTGCCTGCCAATTCTCTTAGCAGATCCGCAAAATGGCATCATCGCTGCGGTGCATGCCGGCTGGCGTGGCACTGCTGCGAGAGTGGTTTGCCGTGCTGTGGATGAGATGATCAAACTTGGTGTAACAGCAGAAAATATCATCGCATCACTTGGCCCATGTATAGGCCCATGCTGCTTTAAGATTGGCAGAGATACCGCCGATCTGCTTGCCAGCAGCAGCGCAGGCGCTGAAAGCTGTATCAGTGATGGCATTGAACCAAATGCGGACATTCAGGCCATCAATCGTCTGCAGCTACTGCAGCGCGGTTTAAACGAGCAAAGAATTGAGACTTTTTCTGCCTGCACGGCATGTGATTCTGAGCACTACTACTCCTACCGCAGGGATGGCAAAAGCAGCGGCCGTCATCTGGGCGTTGTCGCGCTGCCATCTACACCGTAA
- a CDS encoding TVP38/TMEM64 family protein: MIKRLIPLLLLASVLVLFFLFDLGRHLSFEALAEHRSQLLHWVSAYPVVTPLTYIVVYITVVAFSLPGGLVMTVTGGFLFGAIAGGLYTVIGATVGAVLLFLLAKTSVGDYLLSKAGDGVKKMQAGFADNALSYMFVLRLVPIFPFFLVNLVPAFLGVPLRVYLIATFFGIMPATFVFSLAGSGLGSVLERGEGITMQGVMTPEIIGALFGLALLSLIPVIYKRLRKPADGEVE, translated from the coding sequence ATGATTAAACGTCTTATCCCGCTGCTGTTGCTGGCCTCTGTTCTGGTTCTGTTTTTCCTCTTTGATCTGGGTCGTCACCTCAGTTTTGAAGCTTTAGCCGAGCATCGCTCCCAGTTGTTGCATTGGGTATCTGCATATCCTGTTGTAACACCGCTGACTTATATCGTTGTCTATATCACTGTTGTGGCCTTTTCACTGCCCGGAGGTCTGGTGATGACGGTGACAGGCGGATTTCTCTTCGGTGCGATAGCCGGAGGCCTGTATACAGTGATAGGAGCAACGGTTGGGGCTGTGTTGCTGTTTCTTCTCGCCAAGACATCTGTCGGCGATTACCTGCTCTCCAAAGCGGGTGATGGTGTGAAAAAGATGCAGGCAGGTTTTGCTGATAATGCGTTGAGTTATATGTTTGTTTTGCGACTGGTTCCCATCTTTCCCTTTTTCCTGGTCAATCTTGTGCCTGCCTTTCTTGGCGTGCCGCTCAGGGTTTATCTGATTGCCACCTTTTTCGGCATTATGCCGGCAACCTTTGTCTTTTCACTGGCAGGTTCCGGACTCGGCAGCGTTCTGGAACGTGGTGAGGGAATTACGATGCAGGGGGTGATGACACCGGAGATTATTGGAGCTCTGTTTGGATTGGCGCTATTGAGCCTGATCCCGGTGATTTATAAGCGTTTACGTAAACCGGCAGATGGAGAGGTAGAGTAA
- a CDS encoding NAD(P)/FAD-dependent oxidoreductase, whose translation METIHVDICVIGAGSGGLSVAAGASQMGARVALIEKSEMGGDCLNTGCVPSKALLAAAHVAHTCRESGQFGIQSAEPLVDWSAVNRHVHQVIASIAPNDSQERFEGLGVTVIRAAASFRDRDTVIAGDQLIRAKYFVLATGSSPFVPPIEGLDRVPYFTNENIFSNSEPVQHLIVIGGGPIGIEMAQAHRRLGAKVTVMEMARLLMKDDPELTKIVIQRLQQEGLEFHEGGRDLRLEKTGDGKIAAYCNTDAGAQCATGSHLLIATGRRANVNGLNLEAAGITYSPHGVDVDARLRTSNRKVFAIGDVAGPYQFTHMAAYQAGIVIRNMLFKLPAKVDYSAVPWVTYTDPELAHVGLSEADALKAEKEVRVLRWSFAENDRAQAEKRTEGLIKVITTPKGLILGASIVGLHAGELIQPWILAITQKMKIGAMASMIAPYPTLAEANKRIAGSFYTEKLFSSATRRVVRLLLKI comes from the coding sequence ATGGAGACAATTCATGTTGATATTTGCGTTATCGGAGCTGGTTCAGGCGGCTTGAGTGTGGCCGCTGGAGCATCTCAGATGGGAGCCAGGGTAGCGCTCATAGAAAAATCCGAGATGGGTGGCGACTGCCTGAATACAGGCTGCGTGCCTTCCAAGGCGCTGCTTGCAGCGGCGCATGTCGCACACACATGCCGTGAATCGGGGCAGTTTGGTATCCAGAGCGCAGAACCGCTGGTCGACTGGTCAGCAGTGAACAGGCATGTGCATCAGGTGATTGCGTCGATTGCACCCAATGATTCTCAGGAGCGCTTTGAGGGTTTAGGTGTAACCGTGATTCGTGCCGCTGCAAGTTTCAGGGATAGAGATACCGTCATAGCGGGTGATCAGTTGATCCGGGCGAAATATTTTGTGCTGGCTACCGGTTCATCACCCTTTGTGCCGCCGATTGAAGGCTTGGACCGGGTGCCATATTTTACCAATGAGAATATTTTCTCTAATAGCGAGCCGGTACAACATCTGATTGTTATTGGCGGTGGCCCTATCGGTATTGAGATGGCTCAGGCACACAGGCGACTCGGTGCCAAGGTGACTGTGATGGAGATGGCTCGCCTGCTGATGAAAGATGACCCGGAACTGACGAAGATCGTTATTCAAAGGCTGCAGCAGGAGGGGCTTGAATTTCATGAGGGAGGCAGGGACCTCCGGCTGGAGAAAACCGGTGACGGGAAAATCGCAGCATATTGCAACACCGATGCCGGAGCGCAGTGCGCTACCGGTTCTCATCTGCTGATTGCCACAGGACGACGTGCCAATGTGAACGGTCTGAATCTTGAAGCTGCAGGCATAACATATTCACCGCACGGTGTTGATGTTGATGCCCGTTTGCGCACCAGTAACAGGAAGGTGTTTGCCATTGGTGATGTGGCAGGACCCTACCAGTTTACCCATATGGCAGCCTATCAGGCAGGTATTGTGATTCGTAACATGCTCTTCAAGTTACCGGCAAAAGTAGACTACAGTGCAGTTCCCTGGGTCACCTACACTGATCCTGAACTTGCCCATGTTGGTCTCTCTGAAGCTGATGCACTTAAGGCGGAAAAAGAGGTGCGTGTGCTGCGCTGGAGCTTTGCAGAAAATGACCGTGCCCAGGCGGAGAAACGAACCGAAGGTCTGATCAAGGTGATTACCACCCCGAAAGGATTAATCCTTGGCGCAAGCATCGTTGGCCTGCATGCAGGCGAATTGATCCAGCCATGGATTCTGGCGATCACTCAAAAAATGAAGATCGGCGCTATGGCCTCAATGATTGCACCCTACCCGACACTTGCCGAAGCCAACAAACGCATCGCCGGCAGCTTTTACACCGAAAAACTCTTCTCCTCTGCGACCCGAAGGGTGGTCAGACTACTATTAAAAATATGA